From one bacterium BMS3Abin11 genomic stretch:
- the fpaP gene encoding proline iminopeptidase, protein MYMQFTRLKYLTGILLAVLVVALAGCQSDSQVSQPRQVDYDLGKYLSSIPREFPEQREFHASDGSLQAFTGYRRGGKQRVAVIYLHGLEGHAGWGRALSEKLVERGYDVFALDRRGSGYSSKSSRKVNGKPVQFEDYVSDVHSFLKPLRAYYQSVYIVGYDWGARLALAYGIAYQGQSRGLVLISPRLIRPGTSLTQKVKSLAGMSDLSERDMAAEFDPELYVTSSKIQAALATDKSRLKKLDENFLRQSMRMSEFIKKYIKRIRQPVQLFLARPDPLVDENGLITLLEKGRQPSFDVQYVDGAKHALQIEAPDRLARDIYHWIRYQELSRNGG, encoded by the coding sequence TTGTATATGCAGTTCACCCGGTTGAAATATTTGACTGGTATTTTGTTAGCGGTGCTTGTTGTCGCTTTAGCGGGCTGCCAGTCAGATTCACAGGTGTCACAGCCGCGACAGGTTGATTACGATCTCGGCAAGTATCTCTCAAGCATCCCCAGGGAATTTCCTGAACAGCGGGAATTCCATGCCAGTGATGGTTCTCTCCAGGCCTTTACAGGATATCGTCGCGGTGGCAAGCAGCGGGTTGCTGTAATTTATCTACATGGACTGGAAGGGCATGCAGGCTGGGGCCGTGCCCTGTCAGAAAAACTTGTAGAGCGGGGTTACGATGTATTCGCTCTGGATCGTCGTGGTAGTGGCTACAGCAGCAAAAGCTCCCGCAAGGTCAACGGTAAGCCTGTGCAGTTCGAAGATTACGTCAGCGACGTTCATTCCTTTTTAAAGCCATTAAGGGCCTATTACCAGTCGGTCTACATTGTTGGCTATGACTGGGGTGCAAGGCTTGCGCTTGCCTATGGTATTGCCTATCAAGGACAAAGCAGAGGTCTGGTATTAATCAGCCCACGGTTAATAAGACCAGGCACCAGTCTGACACAAAAAGTCAAATCCCTGGCTGGGATGTCGGACCTGAGCGAGCGGGATATGGCCGCCGAGTTCGACCCTGAGCTTTATGTCACGAGCAGCAAAATTCAGGCAGCCCTGGCAACGGATAAGTCACGATTAAAAAAACTGGATGAGAATTTTCTCAGGCAAAGCATGCGCATGAGTGAATTTATTAAAAAGTATATCAAGCGTATCAGACAGCCGGTACAGCTCTTTCTGGCAAGACCTGATCCTCTTGTTGATGAAAATGGCCTGATTACCCTGCTCGAAAAGGGTCGCCAGCCCTCATTTGATGTTCAATATGTAGATGGGGCGAAGCACGCGCTGCAGATTGAGGCACCGGATCGCCTCGCCCGCGATATTTATCACTGGATACGCTACCAGGAGCTGTCAAGAAATGGCGGGTAG
- the yfkN gene encoding trifunctional nucleotide phosphoesterase protein YfkN precursor — protein sequence MNLSRREFVQLIGIASASGMLPTNALAARNPAAMYDQKKFGNVCLIHMTDCHAQLNPIYFREPNVNLGVGGAFGKPPHIVGKKFLDHFKIKPGTIEAHAFTYLGYGKAARTYGKVGGFAHLATLIKKVRADRGDKNCLLLDGGDTWQGSATAYWTQGKDMVGATNLLGVDVMTGHWEFTYPDTEMIANVGDFKGDFVAQNVHVKEDVLFDYKFADFKDFNEETGNAFKPYVIKNVNGVKVAVIGQAFPYTPIANPKRFIPDWTFGINEESMQEVVDQVRSKEKPAVVVVISHNGMDVDLKMASRVTGIDVIFGGHTHDGVPRPTVVKNSGGKTLVTNAGSNGKFLGVMDLDVRKGKVQGFRYRLMPVFSNLLDADAEMFRYIEKVRAPYRKKLRKKLAVADQTLYRRGNFNGTFDQVICDALREVNDAEISLSPGFRWGTTVLGGQSITFENVMDQTSITYPNTYRREMMGGDIKIILEDIADNLFNKDPYYQQGGDMVRVGGIDYTLAPNKKIGSRVTDVRLDNGKKLEASKKYMVSGWAAVNSIPDGKPIWDVVSAYLLDKKTVKIKKMNIPKLVGVKGNPGIADYGKV from the coding sequence ATGAATCTTTCACGCAGAGAATTTGTCCAGTTGATTGGTATTGCCAGTGCATCAGGCATGCTACCAACCAATGCCCTGGCCGCTCGCAATCCCGCAGCCATGTATGATCAGAAAAAATTTGGCAATGTCTGCCTGATTCATATGACTGATTGTCATGCCCAGCTCAATCCAATTTATTTTCGTGAGCCGAATGTCAATCTCGGCGTGGGTGGCGCCTTCGGTAAGCCGCCACATATCGTCGGCAAAAAATTTCTCGATCATTTCAAGATCAAACCTGGAACCATCGAAGCCCATGCATTTACTTACCTGGGCTATGGCAAGGCAGCCAGAACCTATGGCAAAGTGGGTGGTTTTGCCCACCTGGCTACTCTGATAAAGAAGGTGCGTGCTGATCGAGGAGACAAGAATTGTCTGCTGCTTGATGGTGGTGATACCTGGCAGGGCTCTGCCACTGCCTACTGGACGCAGGGCAAGGATATGGTGGGTGCTACCAATTTACTTGGTGTTGATGTCATGACAGGGCATTGGGAGTTCACATACCCGGATACGGAAATGATCGCAAATGTGGGCGATTTCAAAGGTGATTTCGTCGCACAGAACGTTCATGTTAAGGAAGACGTCCTGTTTGATTATAAATTCGCAGATTTTAAAGATTTTAACGAAGAAACCGGAAACGCCTTCAAGCCTTATGTCATAAAAAATGTTAATGGTGTCAAAGTGGCTGTCATCGGCCAGGCCTTCCCCTATACACCGATTGCTAATCCAAAACGGTTTATCCCGGACTGGACTTTTGGTATTAATGAAGAATCAATGCAGGAAGTGGTGGATCAGGTTCGTTCGAAGGAAAAACCAGCCGTTGTTGTTGTAATCTCGCATAATGGCATGGACGTGGATTTAAAAATGGCCTCACGAGTCACTGGCATTGACGTTATTTTTGGTGGCCACACGCATGATGGTGTGCCCAGGCCAACGGTAGTCAAGAACTCGGGCGGTAAAACGCTGGTTACCAATGCGGGTTCAAACGGTAAATTTCTTGGTGTCATGGATCTCGATGTACGAAAGGGCAAGGTACAGGGATTTCGTTACCGTCTGATGCCGGTATTTTCGAATCTACTGGACGCCGATGCTGAAATGTTCAGGTACATTGAGAAAGTTCGCGCGCCTTATCGCAAAAAATTGCGTAAGAAGCTGGCGGTTGCCGACCAGACCCTGTATCGCCGTGGTAATTTCAACGGTACTTTCGACCAGGTCATTTGTGATGCCCTGCGCGAGGTGAATGATGCAGAAATCTCGCTGTCTCCGGGTTTCCGCTGGGGTACTACCGTGCTAGGTGGCCAGAGCATTACTTTTGAGAATGTCATGGATCAGACCAGTATTACCTATCCAAACACTTATCGTCGTGAGATGATGGGTGGGGATATCAAGATCATCCTTGAGGATATCGCAGACAACCTGTTTAACAAAGACCCTTACTACCAGCAGGGTGGTGACATGGTTCGTGTGGGGGGTATTGACTATACACTGGCACCCAATAAAAAAATTGGTAGTCGGGTAACAGATGTGCGGCTCGATAATGGCAAGAAGCTCGAAGCGTCCAAGAAATATATGGTATCCGGCTGGGCAGCGGTCAATTCGATACCTGACGGCAAGCCAATCTGGGATGTCGTTTCTGCCTATCTTTTAGACAAAAAAACCGTCAAGATAAAGAAAATGAATATACCTAAGCTGGTCGGTGTCAAGGGTAACCCGGGTATAGCTGATTATGGTAAAGTTTGA